The following are encoded together in the Deltaproteobacteria bacterium genome:
- a CDS encoding ATP-grasp domain-containing protein, whose protein sequence is MPAVLLLDGLWNKTVAAVRSLGKRGYRVSVGERTRFAPALFSKYCSHRFLHPSPATSPDAFLDALEKELRVGGYDVLLAMEFGTQVLIARNRHRLEGMARFPFASADLAIRVQDKGELASFASAHGVECPATFRPEGPGDVHGMASLLPYPLLIKPRLSSGGRGIVRVETPSQLREEYPKVHAVHPSPILQECLPPGGAALGVGVLMNFSSEPRATFAYRRLREYPVGGGPSTLRESVWDETLCRTTERLLSALGWIGVAMAEFKVDPRDGRPKLLEVNPRFWGSLNHAILSGVDFPHLLCRMAIDGDVPPLREYRAGVRSRSLIHGDLMHFVRNPRRFHLHPGFLDFSIPDDLLSASDPWPVVGRVATLIPVCYDRELRKTMLG, encoded by the coding sequence ATGCCGGCTGTCCTTCTCCTCGACGGCTTGTGGAACAAGACGGTGGCGGCGGTCCGTTCCCTCGGGAAGCGTGGTTACCGTGTCTCGGTGGGGGAGAGGACCCGGTTCGCACCGGCCCTTTTTTCGAAATATTGCTCGCATCGTTTCCTTCACCCGTCGCCGGCAACCTCCCCGGACGCCTTTCTCGATGCGCTCGAAAAGGAGTTGCGCGTCGGCGGATACGACGTGCTCCTCGCGATGGAATTCGGCACCCAGGTCCTGATCGCCCGGAACCGTCATCGCCTCGAGGGGATGGCGCGTTTCCCCTTCGCGTCCGCGGACCTCGCGATCCGGGTCCAGGACAAGGGAGAGCTCGCGTCGTTCGCATCGGCCCACGGGGTCGAGTGTCCCGCCACGTTCCGCCCGGAAGGGCCGGGGGACGTTCATGGGATGGCCTCGCTTCTGCCCTACCCACTCCTCATCAAGCCCAGGCTTTCTTCCGGAGGGCGAGGGATCGTGCGGGTGGAAACCCCCTCGCAACTCCGGGAAGAGTATCCGAAGGTGCACGCCGTTCATCCGTCTCCGATCCTTCAGGAGTGCCTGCCCCCGGGAGGAGCCGCGTTGGGAGTGGGCGTGCTGATGAACTTTTCTTCCGAACCGCGCGCGACGTTCGCCTACCGGCGCCTGCGGGAATACCCCGTCGGCGGGGGCCCCAGCACGCTGCGGGAGAGCGTGTGGGACGAGACGCTCTGCCGGACGACGGAGCGGCTCCTCTCGGCGCTCGGTTGGATCGGCGTCGCGATGGCGGAGTTCAAGGTGGACCCGAGGGACGGCAGGCCGAAACTCCTCGAGGTGAATCCCCGGTTCTGGGGATCGCTGAACCATGCGATCCTGTCGGGCGTCGATTTCCCGCACCTGTTGTGCCGGATGGCGATCGATGGGGATGTTCCTCCCCTGCGGGAGTACCGGGCAGGCGTTCGGAGTCGATCCCTGATCCACGGGGACCTGATGCATTTCGTGAGAAACCCGCGACGATTCCACCTCCACCCCGGCTTCCTCGATTTTTCGATCCCGGACGATCTGCTGTCGGCATCGGATCCGTGGCCCGTGGTGGGGCGGGTGGCAACCTTGATCCCTGTGTGCTACGACCGGGAGTTGCGAAAAACGATGCTCGGATAG
- a CDS encoding outer membrane lipoprotein carrier protein LolA, with amino-acid sequence MRLLEVARSPWVSRGTLRWIVSAMLLVLLLSPQPNLAEETVPGGKTISGAERDRWFEEVRERQKGITGLSAAVVQRKRDPLLKNEAVSRGKVSFRKPASLRWEVESPERRIVVMDGRTVTTYYPKRKEAERRDMQDDFASRAALGLFESGISASLPELERRFHVDLFRSDNQVVLRLIPRSKMLSRVIASIRIHQDPVEGRPRRIVVDGARGDRTETTFSGVTLNPDFPPGTFALRLGPEVRVTETGGPERNRVNAP; translated from the coding sequence TTGCGTCTTCTTGAGGTCGCGCGATCCCCATGGGTCTCCCGCGGGACCCTCCGTTGGATCGTTTCCGCCATGCTCCTTGTGCTGCTCCTCTCCCCTCAGCCGAACCTCGCGGAGGAAACCGTCCCGGGCGGAAAGACGATCTCGGGAGCGGAGAGGGACCGCTGGTTCGAGGAGGTCCGCGAACGCCAGAAGGGGATCACCGGCCTGAGCGCGGCGGTGGTGCAGCGGAAGCGGGACCCGCTCCTGAAAAACGAGGCGGTGTCCCGGGGAAAGGTATCGTTCCGGAAGCCGGCTTCGCTTCGATGGGAAGTGGAGAGCCCCGAAAGAAGGATCGTGGTGATGGATGGCCGGACGGTGACCACTTATTATCCGAAGAGAAAGGAGGCCGAGCGGAGGGACATGCAGGACGATTTCGCGTCCCGCGCCGCGCTGGGTCTTTTCGAATCCGGGATCTCCGCCTCCCTCCCCGAACTGGAACGACGATTCCACGTCGACCTTTTCCGCTCGGATAACCAGGTGGTCCTGCGGTTGATCCCGCGCTCGAAGATGCTGTCCCGCGTCATCGCATCGATCCGGATCCACCAGGATCCGGTGGAGGGGCGGCCGCGTCGAATCGTGGTCGACGGAGCCCGAGGGGATCGGACCGAGACGACGTTCTCCGGGGTGACCCTCAATCCCGATTTTCCTCCGGGCACCTTTGCCTTGCGACTGGGACCCGAGGTCCGGGTCACGGAAACGGGGGGACCGGAACGGAACCGGGTCAATGCGCCTTGA
- a CDS encoding radical SAM protein, whose amino-acid sequence MAPLKRSAPGNAAGAEEEGRYTLGGEKVLPVRTTLPKETRSLCPECLQTIPAGLYEEKGRVMMRKRCPDHGTFTDIIFSDVEMYLRLEQWYFGDGEGFANPVDGKGKECPNRCGICGSHSTHTSLANIDLTSRCNLSCAVCFADANRNSFEPSFEEVVEMLRRLRAQRPAPAFAVQFTGGEPTLHPRFLEIVAEAREMGFSHIQAATNGIRFADPEFARRARDAGLHYLYLQMDGTTDDVFLKIRGKALLDTKLRVIDSARKAGLRVIFVPTIVKGVNDHQIGDLCRLAFEHLDVVSGISFQPMAFTGRYPESEREKLRFTLSDLSREFSRQTGLTHPLEDWFPLNAAVPLVRYAGAVTGNVAVNHACHPHCGLMTLLFVGRNREAIPITRFLDLRGLLGEVERLTGSARTSRIKSLSKIRALQAFHRFFREDRAPEGLTFLRFLKTLDGFAEKKYSWDGKYEGHTYKTFYVLGMHFMDAYNYDLERVSRCGVHYSAPDGRIYPFCTYNSGPVHRHRVEKSIASS is encoded by the coding sequence ATGGCGCCATTGAAGCGATCCGCGCCGGGCAATGCGGCTGGTGCGGAAGAGGAAGGGCGGTACACGCTCGGAGGGGAAAAGGTCCTTCCCGTGCGGACGACCCTCCCGAAGGAAACGCGTTCCCTGTGCCCGGAGTGTCTTCAGACGATACCCGCCGGGCTGTACGAAGAGAAGGGGCGGGTGATGATGCGGAAGCGTTGCCCGGATCACGGCACGTTCACCGACATCATCTTCTCGGACGTGGAGATGTACCTCCGCCTGGAGCAGTGGTATTTCGGGGACGGAGAGGGGTTCGCGAACCCCGTCGACGGGAAGGGGAAGGAGTGCCCGAACCGCTGCGGCATCTGCGGGTCGCATTCGACGCACACCTCCCTCGCCAACATCGACCTCACATCGCGCTGCAACCTGTCCTGCGCGGTCTGCTTCGCGGACGCCAACCGGAATTCGTTCGAACCGTCGTTCGAAGAGGTGGTGGAGATGCTCCGCCGTCTTCGCGCCCAGCGCCCGGCGCCGGCATTCGCCGTCCAGTTCACGGGAGGCGAGCCTACGCTGCACCCGCGATTTCTCGAAATCGTGGCCGAAGCGCGGGAAATGGGGTTTTCCCACATCCAGGCGGCCACCAACGGGATTCGGTTCGCCGATCCGGAGTTCGCGCGAAGAGCGCGGGATGCCGGGCTCCACTACCTGTACCTGCAGATGGACGGGACGACCGACGACGTTTTCCTGAAGATCCGCGGGAAGGCGTTGCTGGACACCAAACTCCGGGTGATCGATTCCGCGCGGAAGGCCGGTCTCCGTGTCATCTTCGTTCCCACGATCGTGAAGGGGGTGAACGACCACCAGATCGGGGACCTCTGCCGCTTGGCCTTCGAACATCTCGACGTGGTGTCGGGGATTTCATTTCAGCCGATGGCGTTCACCGGGAGGTACCCCGAATCGGAGCGCGAGAAGCTTCGATTCACCCTGTCGGACCTTTCCCGGGAGTTCAGCCGCCAGACCGGGCTCACCCACCCCCTGGAGGATTGGTTCCCCCTGAACGCCGCGGTTCCCCTGGTCCGATACGCGGGGGCCGTAACGGGGAACGTGGCGGTGAACCACGCGTGCCATCCCCATTGCGGGTTGATGACCCTGCTGTTCGTCGGCCGGAACCGCGAGGCCATCCCGATCACGAGGTTCCTCGATCTCCGGGGACTTCTCGGAGAGGTGGAACGGCTGACGGGGAGCGCGAGGACGAGCCGCATCAAGAGCTTGTCGAAGATCCGCGCCCTCCAGGCTTTTCACCGGTTTTTCCGGGAGGATCGGGCTCCGGAAGGGTTGACGTTTCTCCGCTTTCTCAAGACCCTCGACGGGTTCGCCGAAAAGAAGTACAGCTGGGACGGAAAATACGAAGGGCACACATATAAAACCTTCTATGTCCTCGGGATGCATTTCATGGATGCCTACAATTACGACCTCGAACGCGTGTCGCGCTGCGGTGTTCATTATTCGGCCCCCGACGGAAGAATCTACCCGTTTTGCACCTACAACTCGGGACCCGTTCACCGTCATCGGGTAGAGAAATCGATTGCGTCTTCTTGA